From Candidatus Acidiferrales bacterium, the proteins below share one genomic window:
- the ispE gene encoding 4-(cytidine 5'-diphospho)-2-C-methyl-D-erythritol kinase, with translation MKKSVRLPAFAKINLRLHVLDRKPDGYHELRTIFQAVSLHDTLELRLSASGGISLEIDNSDLTADSTNLVWRAIDLLRRELRLKQGVHARLIKQIPVARGLGGGSSDAAAALLGVLRLTSGKVPLPRLIEIASSLGADVPFFLFGGRALGVNRGDEIYPLPDGPRQTVLVVSPHNVSVSTKDAYAWVDERLTRSAAAPKIWGFCALCWSRQGSGIANDFEDAVFHRHPRLSQIKRALLRGGAAEAALAGSGSAVFGVFQSPAQARRAARAFPKDEVFVTRTLSKEEYRRAVL, from the coding sequence ATGAAGAAATCCGTTCGACTGCCCGCGTTTGCGAAGATAAACCTGCGTCTGCACGTGCTGGACCGCAAGCCCGACGGTTACCATGAATTGCGCACGATCTTCCAGGCCGTCTCATTGCACGACACACTGGAGCTCCGGCTTTCCGCTTCGGGGGGAATTTCGCTCGAGATTGATAACTCGGATTTGACAGCGGATTCGACAAACCTGGTCTGGCGCGCCATTGATCTCCTGCGCCGCGAGCTCCGGCTAAAACAGGGAGTTCACGCGCGCCTCATAAAGCAAATTCCGGTGGCGCGAGGGCTCGGGGGCGGTTCGAGCGACGCAGCAGCGGCGCTTTTGGGCGTGCTGCGGCTGACGAGCGGTAAAGTGCCGCTTCCGCGATTGATCGAAATTGCGTCAAGCCTGGGAGCCGACGTGCCTTTTTTTCTTTTCGGCGGACGCGCGCTCGGCGTGAATCGAGGCGATGAGATCTATCCGTTACCGGATGGACCGCGGCAAACAGTGCTGGTCGTCTCACCGCACAACGTGAGCGTGAGCACGAAGGACGCCTACGCATGGGTAGATGAACGATTGACAAGAAGCGCCGCTGCCCCTAAAATATGGGGTTTCTGCGCTCTGTGCTGGAGTCGGCAGGGTAGCGGCATCGCGAATGATTTCGAGGATGCCGTTTTCCACCGTCACCCTCGTTTGAGTCAAATCAAGCGGGCTTTGCTCCGGGGAGGAGCTGCGGAAGCCGCGCTGGCGGGTAGCGGATCGGCGGTGTTTGGAGTTTTCCAATCCCCAGCGCAGGCGCGCCGAGCCGCGCGAGCTTTTCCGAAGGACGAGGTTTTTGTAACCAGAACCCTTTCGAAGGAAGAGTATCGCAGGGCTGTGCTCTAG